One window of the Chitinophaga niabensis genome contains the following:
- a CDS encoding glycosyltransferase family 2 protein, with protein sequence MNFVDILIYVIITAIFLYSVALIVFYVFIGVNSIGETRQYLNKNDFTDYRLLASSPHAPTVSILAPAYNEGATIVENVRSLLSLYYNKLELVVINDGSKDDSLQKLIDAYKLEKVDFFVNYSIPTQQVKAVYKTRHPAYNKLVVVDKVNGGKADALNVGINIASHDYIVCIDADCILEHDAILKMVKPFLEEGEARVIASGGVIRIANSCEVKNGRLTRVYLPENYWARMQALEYIRAFLLGRMAWTRLDGLLLISGAFGAFDKEIAIKCGGYSTETVGEDMELVVRMRRYMHEQDLPYTVTYIPDPLCWTEAPETTNILSRQRNRWTRGTIETLRSHKKIFLNPRYDLLGVLSYPYWLLFEMLAPLIEFAGFIVFLILAGMGLINWHMFFAFLLFIISFGYLNSIFAIYMEVSTYNQYRRKREVRRLILAALTEPFIFHPFVVWAGIRGYFDFLRKRKAWGEMTRKGFTKAAS encoded by the coding sequence ATGAACTTCGTGGATATACTTATATATGTTATCATAACGGCCATATTCCTGTATTCAGTGGCGCTGATCGTTTTTTATGTGTTCATTGGCGTAAACTCCATCGGGGAAACAAGACAATACCTGAATAAAAACGATTTTACCGATTACCGCCTGCTGGCTTCTTCCCCGCATGCACCAACAGTAAGTATACTCGCCCCTGCCTATAATGAAGGCGCTACCATTGTGGAGAATGTAAGATCACTTCTTTCCCTGTACTATAATAAGCTGGAGCTTGTAGTGATCAATGATGGAAGTAAAGACGACAGCCTGCAAAAGCTCATTGATGCCTATAAACTGGAGAAGGTTGATTTCTTTGTGAACTACAGCATTCCCACGCAACAGGTAAAAGCAGTGTATAAAACCAGGCATCCTGCCTATAATAAACTTGTGGTAGTGGATAAAGTAAATGGGGGGAAGGCCGATGCGCTGAATGTAGGGATCAATATTGCCAGCCATGATTATATCGTTTGCATAGATGCTGATTGTATACTGGAACATGATGCCATCCTCAAAATGGTAAAACCTTTCCTGGAAGAAGGAGAAGCCAGGGTGATCGCATCAGGCGGGGTGATCCGTATTGCCAATTCCTGTGAGGTTAAGAACGGCAGGCTTACGCGTGTTTATTTACCGGAGAATTACTGGGCCAGGATGCAGGCCCTGGAATACATACGTGCCTTCCTGTTAGGCCGAATGGCCTGGACGCGGCTGGATGGATTGCTGCTGATCTCCGGTGCCTTTGGAGCTTTTGACAAGGAGATTGCTATTAAGTGCGGTGGTTACAGCACGGAAACGGTAGGGGAGGACATGGAGCTGGTAGTTCGGATGAGACGTTATATGCATGAACAGGATCTTCCCTACACAGTAACTTATATTCCCGATCCCCTCTGCTGGACCGAAGCGCCCGAAACCACTAACATATTGAGCCGTCAACGTAACCGCTGGACACGGGGAACCATTGAAACACTCCGTTCTCATAAAAAGATCTTTCTCAATCCCCGTTATGATCTGCTGGGCGTACTGAGCTATCCCTACTGGTTATTGTTTGAAATGCTGGCCCCACTGATAGAGTTTGCCGGTTTTATCGTATTCCTGATACTGGCCGGAATGGGATTGATCAACTGGCATATGTTCTTTGCTTTTTTATTGTTTATTATTTCATTCGGTTATCTCAATTCCATTTTTGCTATTTACATGGAAGTAAGCACCTACAATCAATACAGGCGGAAAAGAGAAGTGAGGAGGCTGATCCTTGCAGCCCTTACTGAACCTTTTATTTTTCATCCCTTTGTAGTATGGGCAGGTATCAGGGGGTATTTTGATTTCCTGCGTAAACGCAAGGCCTGGGGTGAAATGACGAGGAAGGGATTTACCAAAGCGGCATCATAA
- a CDS encoding RNA polymerase sigma factor, producing MDDNIIVQELHKKNMEAFTWMYEKYYKVLWAHADYILKDTTEAEEAVQDVFCKLLDFKGWGHVKNLKSYLNTSLRNYCFNLLEKNKKTNEKRLNFSRVMISDTWETPDLHDARQVDKKLQKLLSLLSPQRLRAFHLIYQEGMTYEEAAHSLGISKNSIKTHIKLGLRVLRNFGPFIFVFFLN from the coding sequence ATGGACGACAATATTATTGTACAGGAACTGCATAAGAAAAACATGGAGGCTTTTACCTGGATGTATGAGAAATACTACAAGGTACTCTGGGCACATGCAGACTATATTCTGAAAGACACTACCGAAGCTGAAGAAGCTGTACAGGATGTGTTTTGCAAACTTCTGGATTTTAAAGGATGGGGGCATGTAAAGAACCTTAAATCTTATCTGAACACTTCTCTGCGTAATTACTGTTTCAACCTGCTGGAGAAGAATAAAAAAACGAACGAAAAGCGCTTGAATTTTTCACGGGTGATGATCTCTGACACCTGGGAAACGCCTGACCTGCACGATGCGAGGCAGGTAGACAAAAAATTACAGAAACTATTATCCCTTCTAAGTCCGCAACGCCTCAGGGCTTTCCATCTCATTTACCAGGAAGGCATGACCTATGAAGAGGCCGCCCATTCCCTGGGTATCAGCAAGAACAGTATTAAAACTCACATCAAACTGGGCCTTCGTGTATTAAGGAACTTCGGGCCATTCATATTTGTTTTCTTTCTGAATTAA
- a CDS encoding glycoside hydrolase family 43 protein — protein MKRIFLWAILAVLTFSANAQKAGNPVFPGWYADPEGIIFNKQYWIYPTFSAPYNKQVFFDAFSSPDLVKWTKHSRILDTSAVKWAKRAMWAPSIIEKDKKYYLFFGANDIQKDSELGGIGVAVADKPQGPYKDHLGKPLIDKFHNKAQPIDQFVFHDKDGQYYLIYGGWRHCNIAKLNKDFTGFIPFEDGSVFKEITPDKYVEGPFMFIKDGKYYFMWSEGGWTGPDYSVAYAIADSPLGPFKRVDKILQQDSTIAKGAGHHSVIHVTKNNSWYIVYHRRPLTETGANSRETCIERMYFDEQGFIKPVVITKEGVERNRLK, from the coding sequence ATGAAGCGTATTTTCCTGTGGGCCATTTTAGCTGTTCTGACCTTTTCCGCCAACGCACAAAAAGCAGGCAATCCGGTTTTCCCGGGCTGGTATGCAGATCCTGAGGGTATTATATTCAATAAACAATACTGGATCTACCCTACTTTCTCTGCTCCTTATAATAAACAGGTGTTTTTTGACGCTTTTTCCTCTCCGGACCTGGTCAAATGGACGAAACACAGCCGCATCCTGGACACCAGTGCCGTCAAATGGGCTAAACGGGCCATGTGGGCACCTTCTATCATAGAAAAAGACAAAAAATACTATCTCTTCTTTGGGGCCAACGATATCCAGAAGGATTCCGAATTGGGTGGTATAGGCGTTGCCGTAGCGGATAAACCACAGGGGCCTTATAAGGACCATCTGGGCAAACCCCTGATCGATAAATTCCATAACAAAGCACAGCCCATTGACCAGTTTGTGTTCCATGATAAGGACGGGCAGTATTACCTGATCTATGGTGGCTGGCGGCATTGTAATATCGCAAAGTTGAACAAGGATTTCACCGGCTTTATTCCTTTTGAGGATGGCAGTGTATTTAAAGAGATCACACCTGATAAATATGTGGAAGGACCGTTTATGTTCATCAAAGACGGTAAATATTATTTCATGTGGTCAGAAGGAGGATGGACAGGCCCTGATTACAGTGTAGCCTATGCCATTGCTGATTCTCCGCTGGGCCCTTTCAAAAGGGTAGATAAGATCCTGCAGCAGGACTCTACCATCGCAAAAGGCGCGGGGCATCATTCCGTGATCCATGTTACCAAAAACAACAGTTGGTATATTGTATATCACAGGAGGCCTTTAACGGAAACGGGGGCTAATTCCAGGGAAACCTGTATAGAGAGGATGTATTTTGATGAACAGGGGTTCATCAAACCCGTGGTGATCACTAAAGAGGGAGTGGAGAGGAATCGTTTGAAATAG
- a CDS encoding carbohydrate-binding protein produces MKPLVLAAIVAISILFAFPARGQLVPATQPKDQETKYLMKEGTYLGFRQVNLSMGEIGFEVTISSNIKGKAAPTLEFRIDKPKGKKIGSLKIPDTADTTFNIKLTGQLRHAMGVHDLFLVAKGSGEFNIFGFAFIRNY; encoded by the coding sequence ATGAAGCCTCTTGTGTTAGCTGCGATTGTAGCTATATCCATTTTATTTGCTTTCCCGGCAAGAGGTCAGCTCGTTCCTGCAACTCAACCTAAAGACCAGGAAACGAAATACCTGATGAAAGAGGGTACCTACCTGGGATTCCGGCAGGTGAACCTGAGCATGGGGGAAATAGGCTTTGAGGTAACCATCTCCAGTAACATCAAGGGAAAGGCAGCCCCTACCCTGGAATTCAGGATAGATAAACCCAAGGGGAAAAAGATAGGGTCCCTTAAGATCCCGGACACGGCAGATACCACTTTTAATATAAAATTAACCGGTCAGTTAAGGCATGCCATGGGGGTGCACGACCTCTTCCTGGTGGCCAAGGGTAGTGGGGAATTCAATATTTTCGGGTTTGCCTTCATACGGAATTACTGA